The DNA sequence TGCTCCATTGCAAATAGCCTTATTGAACAGTATCGAATAAGCATTAAAATAAGAAATTTTTCACAGATTATCAATGAACTGCAAAAGGGAGGATTTGATTTTGACAAGAACGCATATATAGAATCGCTTGTGAATACGTCTGTTCTTATCTTGGATGATTTAGGAATTGAAAGAGATACAAGCTATGCTAAAGAGCAGGTATATAACATTGTGAATAACAGGTATTTAAAACAGAAACCGACTATTTTCACCACAAACCTTTCTTACGACACAATTGTAAATTGTACAGAAAGTGTGGAGTATCAGAGGATTTATTCACGAATTATAGAGATGTGTATTCCTGTTATGGTTGTAGGAGAAGATTTTAGAAAGGCTATTCAAAAGGATAAGCTTAACCGTAATAAAGACAGACTATTGAATGGAGGTGAGAGAAGTTGATCAATGAAGAAATAGCAAGAAAGACCTTAAATATGGAGATAAATGCTGGTAAAGTTACTGGAAAAGTTCTATTAAACTTATTAAAAAAATTGATGAAAGAAGCAGAGAAACTTGGAGGACTTGAAAAGCTGGTTAATGCTAACGGAAATGAAGTAAAGCTAAAAGATATGATTAAAAAGGGACAGCTTGAAGAAATTCCAGTGGAAGAAGCTGAGCTTAAAGAACTTAAAAAAGAGTTGAATAGATACGGTGTTAAATTTTCAGTGATGAAAAATAAAGAGACAGGTAAAAACTCTGTATTCTTTCAAGCTAAAGATATGAAGGTTATGGAGAAAGCCTTTAAACACGCCCTCTCAGAATCGGAAAAGAAAACGGAAAGGAAAGAGTCCATTCATAAGAATATTGAGAAGTTCAAAGAGATGGCAAAGAACTCTGTTTCAAAGGATAAAATCAAGAATAAACAAAAGGAGCAGAGCCTATGATAGATAAGATATTAAAGGACATCAGAGGCTTATTTAAGGTGCAGGATAAGGCGAAATTTGCAAAGCAAAACATTCCCTATCTTGCATTTTTCTATTTAGGAAATATCTTTTCCCATCATGTAAGAAGCTATGTTGGAGGAGATGTGATAGATAAAATATTTCAGGGGATATTAGAGCTTAACACAATGAGCTTTCTTCCGAGTATTCATCCGGCGGATATTTTAATAGGTATAGGAGTGGCTGCTTTAATCAAATTCATTGTCTATACAAAAGGAAAAAACGCTAAAAAGTTTAGGCAGGGAAAAGAGTATGGATCGGCAAGATGGGGAACGAAAAAAGATATAGAGCCATATATGGATGAAAAGTTTCAAAACAATATCCTACTTACGCAAACAGAACGATTAACCATGAATGGCAGACCGGCAAATCCAAAGTATGCAAGAAATAAAAATGTACTTGTAATCGGTGGTTCAGGAAGTGGAAAAACCCGATTTTATGTCAAACCTAACTTAATGCAGATGCACTCGTCATATTGCGTAACCGATCCGAAAGGAACGATAGTCCTTGAATGTGGAAAGATGCTTGAAGATAACGGCTATGAGATAAAAATCTTAAATACCATTAACTTCAAAAAGAGCATGAAGTACAATCCATTCGCTTATCTCAGAAGTGAAAAAGATATACTCAAATTAGTACAGACAATCATCGCAAACACTAAGGGAGAGGGTGAAAAAGCGGGGGAAGATTTTTGGGTCAAAGCCGAAAAACTCTACTATACAGCTCTGATTGGATATATCTTCTATGAAGCTCCAAAGGAAGAAAAGAATTTTGCAACACTCCTTGATATGATAGATGCTTCAGAAGTTAGAGAAGATGATGAAACCTATATGAATCCAATAGATAGACTCTTTGAAGCCTTAGAAAAAAGAGAGCCTACGCACTTTGCGGTGAAGCAATATAAAAAATATAAACTTGCTGCCGGAGTAATAGAATTAAGAAGAACACTTCATCACAATTTTAGTGAAAGATGTTTTGCTTAATTCTTTTTTTATTGAAGAATTTGAGCGAAAGGAGGTAATCGTGAGAAATTATGAGAAAATAACCGCTTTGTATGAGAGGTTAAGCCGAGATGATGAACTACAAGGCGAGAGCAATTCGATCGTCAATCAGAAGAAAATCCTTGAAGAATATGCAAGCAAAAATAATCTATTCAACAGCATTCATTTTACCGATGATGGAATCAGCGGAACACAGTTTGACAGACCGGGATTTATGGCAATGATGAACGGAGTTAATCAAGGAAATATCGGTTGTATCATCGTAAAGGATATGTCAAGACTTGGCAGAGATTACCTCAAAGTCGGTCAATGTATGGAGATATTAAGACAAAAGGGAGTAAGACTCATTGCCATAAACGACAATGTAGACAGCTTTTACAAAGACGATGATTTTACTCCTTTTCGAAACATTATGAATGAGTGGTATGCGAGAGATACCTCAAGGAAAATCAAGTCCACATTCAAAGCCAAAGGCGAAAGCGGAAAGCATACAGGAAGCAGTCCACCCTATGGATATATCAAAGACAAGGACGATAAAAATCAGTGGATTATCGACGAAAAAGCGGCAGAGGTTGTCCGAAGAATATTTCATCTGACAATGGACGGAAAAGGACCCTATGCCATTGCAAGGATATTAGAAGCCGACAAGATAGACATACCCGCCTATCATCAGCAGAAATTGGGATATGGACTACATCAAAGCAAAGTCTTTGAATATCCGTATCGTTGGTGCAGTTCCACGATTGCAAGTATCTTAAAGAAACAAGAATACTTAGGGCATACCGTCAACTTCAAAACCAGAAAGCATTTCAAAGACAAGAAAAGTAAATATGTATCCGAAGATAACTGGCTCATCTTTGAAAACACCCACGAACCGATTATCGACCAAGAAACCTTTGATAATGTGCAGAGAATACGAGGAAATGTCAAACGGTATCCTGACGGTTGGGGCGAATACCACCCCCTTACAGGACTGATGTATTGTGCCGATTGTGGCAGTAAAATGTATGTTCACAGAACGAGCAACTACAAGAATATCCCCTATTATACTTGCAGTGCCTACACAAAAATACCTTGCGGAACGCTTTGTCCCTCCGCTCACAGGATAAAAGCGGAAGTAGTCTTAAAGCTCATTCAAAGCACCCTACAAGACATTAAGAAAAGCCTTGATGAAGATAACGAAGCCTTTCTCCATTCCATTCAAAACGAAATGGAAGAAAGCGAAAAAATAGAAATGGAAAAGAAAAGGACAAGGCTCACAGATAGTACAAACAGGCTTCAGGAACTGGAACGTTTAATGTGTCGGATATACGAAGATATGATATTGGAGAAGATACCGAATACCCGATATGAAATCTTAAATAATCAGTATGAAACAGAGCAAAGAGAACTCAGCAAAGAAATCGATGGGTTGGAAAAAGCCATCAAGCGATACGAAAAAGAAACCAACAGAGCCAAAAAGTTTATCCGGTTGATTGAACGCTATGATAACTTTGATGAACTGACACCGACCATCATCAACGAGTTTGTAGAAAAAATCTTAGTCCACGAACGAGATCGAAAAGGCAGTCAAACCGCCAATCAGAAAGTAGAAATCTACTTCAACTTTATCGGGAACTATGAACCGCCGAAAGAAGAATTATCCGAAGAAGAAATGCAGAAATTAAGGGAGGAGGAAGAAAAAGAACGGGCAAGAAAAGACAGGCTTCATCAAAACTACTTGAAACGTAAAGCAAACGGCAAGCAAAAATAATATGAGGACAGATATAAGGCAAGGCGAGAGGAGAAAAAACAGGAAAAGCTAAAGAGTTTGAAAAGAACAGGGATACCAGTAAGTGAGTATAGAAAAATATTTAAAAAACAAAAATGATATACAATAGTTAGTTGACATTAACTATCATATAGTATATAATAAAAACCGACGACATTGTCGGTTTTTATTTGTTGAGTAGAAAAGAGGTCTTTAGCTTGAAAGAAGAAAAACAAAAAGTAGGACAAATCAAAAAAAAGAAAATTAGAGAAGCTGCAAAAAAATGTTTTTTAACAAAAGGCTTTCAAAGCACAACGATGGAAGATGTTATTACAGAGATAGGTATGAGTAGAGGGGGTGTTTATCATCATTATGCAAGTACAAATGAAATGCTTAAAGACTTAATGCTTGATGGTAATGATTATAGAAATAGCTTGATAAATGAGTATTTGGAAAATAATCGAGGCAAAGATAAATATCAGAAAATGGGTGATATTTTGGTTGATAAGTCACTGGCTGATACAGATTTGATGAGATTATATACGCTCCTTTTACAGGCAAAAAAATATAATGAGGATTTGGAAAAGTTGTATCAAGAATTGAAACTTAATACGACTAATGAGCTGAATTTAATCGCCAAGCAGCTTGGAATTAAAGCAGATATATTTGGTGACGGTTTTTTAGTGAATTATATCAATGGATTGATATTAAGTTCAGAAATTTTAGGTGCGAGAAAGTCTTATAGCGAGCATAAACGATATATAAAAGATACAATGATAAATTATATTGTTGATGTAGAAAAGAAAAATTAAAACAATTAGGAGGTTTCAAATGAGCAAACGATTAGAGGTAAAGGATTTAATCAATATAGGATTATTTTCCGTATTAGGATTCATATTTATGATGATTGGATCATTTTTAGCAATGGTTCCGGTTTTAATGCCGGTTGTCCCATTTGCACAGGGAGTTTTGGTAGGTCCTGTAAATATGCTATATTCTACCAAGATTAAAAAAAGAGGAATGATTTTTATTCAATCATTATTGATTGCATTGATATATGTTGCTATGGGACATGGACCTTGGGCATTATTAACGGCTGTTATCGCCGGTATTATTGCTGAAATAATTTTGAAATCAGGAGAATATACCAATGTAAAGAAAGCAAGATTGGCATTTTCAATTGCTCCTCTTTGCACGTTAGGAAATTGGCTTCCAATTTTTATATCAAGAAATGAATATATTAAGCAAATGTTAGAACAAGGATACGATCAAGAGTTCATTGATAAGATGCTTAGTGTTATGCCAAATTGGATTATTGTTGTAATGGCAATAGTAGGAATTATCGGTGCATATATAGGTTGTAGCATTGGAATGGCATTTCTAAAAAAACACTTCAAAAAAACCGGTATGGAAAAATAAGATTTCATGGAGAGTTAGGATGATAATCAAACTTGATTTTCGTACAAAACTTTTTATGACGATAGTTCTTTCATATGTGATGGTATTAGGCAATATTCAAACAAAGTATTTCGTGCAAGCCATTTTAATATCCACAATTCCGATAATACTTTTAATTAACGCAAAATATATAAGAGTAGCTATTATTGGAGTGGCTACTCTTTTGTTTGTTTATGCTGCTGATAAATTTCTGATAGGGCTTAATTACAATCCTGTGGTTGCAATTTTATTGATAATAGTGATGGTTATTAAAAAAATTCTCCCCGCATTTTTGATGGGGAGATATACCATACTTACATCAAATGTTGGAGAAAGCATTTACTCATTAAAAAAAATGAAATGTCCTGATGAAATAGCCATTCCCTTGACGGTAATGGTACGTTTCTTTTATGCTGCAAGGATTGATTATAGTCATATAAAAAAAGCTATGCGTTTGAGAGGATTGACGCTTAAAAAGTTAATAAAGAGTCCGATTTTATTATTTGAATATAGATTTGTGCCATTATTGATGTGCCTGTCAAAAGCAGCAGATGATTTGACGGTATCAGCTATGACGAAAGGGTTGGCTGTAAATCAAAAGAGGACAAGTATTAGTGAAACATATATGGGACTTATGGATTATATATTTTTCTCAATAATGGTATGGATAATCTATCTGTATATGAGGGGGAAATATGCTTGAATTACAAAATTTAACAGTGAGTTTTGACGGTGAAAGCATATTGAAAAATATAAATATGATTTTCAAACCCGGTGAAGTAACCGTCATTACAGGACATTCAGGAACAGGAAAAAGTAGCTTACTAAAAGTTATTAATGGAATTATTCCGGAATACAATAATGCAGAATTAGAAGGAGATATTGTATTTAACGGAAAAT is a window from the Streptococcus anginosus subsp. whileyi MAS624 genome containing:
- a CDS encoding ATP-binding protein codes for the protein MMTELEKVMLEDVEYSYDPEKEYIKDGHAFCKVCHERKDGKVMEFFDNKMIFKISCKCDRDRDAREKERQKQMEIERLKSSCFNSIIQWSYTFENYQGEENQSLIIAKNFVKKYEEMKKENIGLLFYGSVGSGKTYLACSIANSLIEQYRISIKIRNFSQIINELQKGGFDFDKNAYIESLVNTSVLILDDLGIERDTSYAKEQVYNIVNNRYLKQKPTIFTTNLSYDTIVNCTESVEYQRIYSRIIEMCIPVMVVGEDFRKAIQKDKLNRNKDRLLNGGERS
- a CDS encoding PcfB family protein, giving the protein MINEEIARKTLNMEINAGKVTGKVLLNLLKKLMKEAEKLGGLEKLVNANGNEVKLKDMIKKGQLEEIPVEEAELKELKKELNRYGVKFSVMKNKETGKNSVFFQAKDMKVMEKAFKHALSESEKKTERKESIHKNIEKFKEMAKNSVSKDKIKNKQKEQSL
- a CDS encoding TetR/AcrR family transcriptional regulator codes for the protein MKEEKQKVGQIKKKKIREAAKKCFLTKGFQSTTMEDVITEIGMSRGGVYHHYASTNEMLKDLMLDGNDYRNSLINEYLENNRGKDKYQKMGDILVDKSLADTDLMRLYTLLLQAKKYNEDLEKLYQELKLNTTNELNLIAKQLGIKADIFGDGFLVNYINGLILSSEILGARKSYSEHKRYIKDTMINYIVDVEKKN
- a CDS encoding MptD family putative ECF transporter S component, with amino-acid sequence MSKRLEVKDLINIGLFSVLGFIFMMIGSFLAMVPVLMPVVPFAQGVLVGPVNMLYSTKIKKRGMIFIQSLLIALIYVAMGHGPWALLTAVIAGIIAEIILKSGEYTNVKKARLAFSIAPLCTLGNWLPIFISRNEYIKQMLEQGYDQEFIDKMLSVMPNWIIVVMAIVGIIGAYIGCSIGMAFLKKHFKKTGMEK
- a CDS encoding energy-coupling factor transporter transmembrane component T, whose protein sequence is MIIKLDFRTKLFMTIVLSYVMVLGNIQTKYFVQAILISTIPIILLINAKYIRVAIIGVATLLFVYAADKFLIGLNYNPVVAILLIIVMVIKKILPAFLMGRYTILTSNVGESIYSLKKMKCPDEIAIPLTVMVRFFYAARIDYSHIKKAMRLRGLTLKKLIKSPILLFEYRFVPLLMCLSKAADDLTVSAMTKGLAVNQKRTSISETYMGLMDYIFFSIMVWIIYLYMRGKYA